From Salipiger profundus, a single genomic window includes:
- a CDS encoding GNAT family N-acetyltransferase, with protein sequence MTGTRINDFGQPVGLPVDGSFPRPRPPRSGLAGRYVRLEPLTVAHAAGLFEVFAEDTEGHGWTYLPRGPFADLADATGWAEASEASEDPLFYTILSPEGTPLGVCSYLRIDPANGVIEVGNIHLAPRLQKTPAATEAMALMMARAFDELGYRRYEWKCDALNTPSRRAAQRLGFKYEGTFRQAVVVKGRNRDTAWFSVIDGEWPALKERFTRWLDPSNFDAEGRQLQRLEAC encoded by the coding sequence GTGACCGGCACCCGGATCAACGATTTCGGCCAGCCCGTCGGCCTGCCGGTCGACGGGAGCTTCCCACGCCCCCGTCCGCCGCGCAGCGGGCTGGCAGGCCGGTATGTCCGGCTGGAGCCGCTGACCGTGGCCCATGCCGCCGGCCTCTTCGAGGTCTTCGCCGAGGACACCGAGGGCCACGGCTGGACCTACCTGCCGCGCGGCCCCTTCGCCGATCTAGCGGATGCGACCGGCTGGGCCGAGGCCTCTGAGGCAAGCGAAGACCCGCTGTTCTACACGATCCTGTCGCCCGAGGGCACGCCGCTCGGGGTCTGCTCCTACCTGCGGATCGACCCGGCGAACGGGGTGATCGAGGTCGGCAACATCCACCTCGCCCCGCGCCTGCAGAAGACGCCGGCCGCGACCGAGGCGATGGCCCTGATGATGGCGCGCGCCTTCGACGAGCTGGGCTACCGGCGCTACGAGTGGAAATGCGACGCGCTCAACACACCGTCGCGGCGCGCGGCGCAGCGGCTTGGCTTCAAGTACGAGGGCACCTTCCGACAGGCGGTGGTGGTCAAGGGCCGCAACCGCGACACCGCGTGGTTCTCGGTGATCGACGGCGAGTGGCCCGCGCTGAAAGAGCGCTTCACACGCTGGCTGGACCCGTCGAACTTCGACGCGGAGGGGCGCCAGCTCCAGCGGCTCGAAGCCTGCTGA
- a CDS encoding HU family DNA-binding protein, translating into MAKPMTKTQLVAALAEEMGADKKTATTALDAITGIITKEVAAGGAVTLPGVGKIYCRERPERMVRNPATGEQFKKEADKQVKMTIAKALKDSVNE; encoded by the coding sequence ATGGCGAAACCGATGACCAAGACCCAGCTGGTGGCCGCACTGGCCGAGGAGATGGGCGCAGACAAGAAAACCGCCACCACCGCGCTGGACGCGATCACCGGCATCATCACCAAGGAAGTGGCCGCCGGCGGCGCCGTGACCCTGCCGGGCGTGGGCAAGATCTACTGCCGCGAGCGCCCCGAGCGCATGGTCCGCAACCCCGCGACCGGCGAGCAGTTCAAGAAAGAGGCCGACAAGCAGGTCAAGATGACCATTGCGAAGGCCCTCAAGGACAGCGTCAACGAGTGA